In the genome of Cetobacterium sp. ZOR0034, the window GTTTTAAGCTATCTCTTTGCATCATTTGAAACTCCCTATATTTTAGGAGTAACTCATCCAAGAGTTTTATCAGTATTGGTCTTCGATATGTATGCAAAAGGAAGTTTGGATTTGAGAGGTAAAATAATGGTTTTAAATATATTAATCTCTTGTATAAGTTTAATTTTTGCTGGAGCTATATATTTCATTTTTAAATATTTTACAAAATTTGAAGATAGAGAGTGGTAATCATGAAAAAATATATTTTGAATTTAACATATTTTATAATCTGCTTATTTTTTCTATTGCCATTTATGGGCATATTTTTTAAAAGTCTGAATTTTAAAATGTGGATATACGTTTTAAATTCATGGAGTACTTATGAAAGTTTAATCACTACCACAACGATTCTTTTTATAACTGTACTCATTAATTTTATAATAGGAACTCCCGTTGCAGCTTTTTTAGTAAGAGAAAAATCTAAACTAAATTTTTTACTGATGATTCTGATAGCTCTTCCTCTTATAATTCCTGTTATGGTAAGTACGATGGGACTACAATTTTCTTTTATAAAATTAAATTTGATTGATAGTGTTCTTGGAGTTTCTATTGTACACAGTGTTGCAACTATTCCCTACTATATTCTAAGTATGAAATCGGGATATCTTACAATAAATAAAGATTATTTAAATCTCGGAAAAATTTTAGGAGCTAATCCTATACAAATCTTTTTTAAGATTACGTTGCCTTTAATATATCCCTCGTTTTTAGTTGGAGTTTCGCTAACTATAGTTGTTTCTTTAGCACAGTATCTTATCACATTTATAATAGGAGGTGGAAGAGTTATCACTCTTCCGATTTTAATGATGCCATATCTAGTAGATGGTGGAATAACCAACGGAACCGTTTACAGTGTTATTTATATTATTTTTACATACCTCTTACTATTTTTACTAAATAGTTTTACCAAAAATATATACAGAAAGAGAGATTTACATGATTCAAATAAACAATGTATCTAAAACATTTTCAGGATTTCTTTTAAAAAATATAAATTTATCAATAACCTCAGGCGAGTTTATTGGTATATTGGGACAATCGGGTTCGGGAAAATCAACTCTTTTAAATTTAATAGCTGGTTTAGATGAAGATTTTACTGGAGAGATTAAAATAGAGGGTAAGAACCCATCTCATACCATAAAAAATGGAGAGATTAGTATGGTTTTTCAAGATTCATTGCTTCTTCCACACTTAAATGTATTTGATAACATTGCGTTTGGCTTGAAAATAAAAAAAATAAATAAATCTGAAATAGAAAAAAGAGTTTTCGAAGCAATTTCTGAAATGGAGCTAACGGGAAAAGAGAAAAGATTTCCAAATGAGTTAAGTGGAGGAGAAAAGCAAAGAGTTTCTATAGCTAGAGCTCTCGTGACAAAACCAAAACTTCTTTTAATGGATGAGCCATTCTCTGCATTAGATTTTAATTTAAGAGAACGAATGCAAAAATTAGTTAAATCTCTTCATAAAAAATATAAAATTAGTACTATTTTTGTAACTCATGATAGAGATGAAGCTTTCTTTTTAGCGGATAGAATTGCTATAATGTCTGATGGAGAACTTTTAGAGTTTGATACTCCTCAAGCTTTATATTACACCCCTAAAACACTATATACCGCTAAACTTCTTGGAATAGAAAATATACTTTCTAAAAAAGATTTTGAAGTAATTTTTGGACCGAGAGATGAAAATTTTGATTTTATCGCTTTTAGAGGAAACGATCTATGTATTGTTCAAAACTCTAATTTTACTGGAATCATTGAAGATATCCAGTTTGGATTAGGAAAATATTGTCTCATTATTTTAATTAGAGATATAAGGCTCTATTTCATACAAGAAAAGGAACCAAAGGAAAAAATTGGAGATTTCATCTGTTTTTTATATAATAAAAATAATGAAATCTTAATCAAAGGAGAATAAACTAATGTTAGATACACACTGTAGAAAATATATTCAACCACTTATTGAAGTAGCCGCAAATTTAGCTATAAAATTGAAGTTAAGTGCGAACTTTGTAACAATTTTAGCTGCTATCATTGGAATTTCAAGTGGAATTTTTACCCTGATAGATAAGAATATCTTAGCTATTATCATGTTATGGTTATCAGGCTATCTTGATGCTGTTGACGGAACAATAGCTCGTAAAACAAAGTCATCTACAGCTTTTGGTACTGTTATGGATATAACTTTTGATAGAGTTGTTGAAGGGTCTGTTATAATTGGGGTAGCATATAAATATCCTCAATTTAGCTTTATCTCCCTTTTACTGGCAATCAGTATAATTATTTCTATGACAATCTTTTTAACAACAGGACCTTTAGCTCAAAACAAAGGTGAAAAAACATTTTATTATCAAGCTGGATTGGCTGAAAGAACTGAAGGCTTTATTATGCTATCCGCTATGATTTTATTAAGAGAAAAAAGTGGACTTATAATAAATCTATTCACTGGAATCGTTTTATTCACTGCTTTCCAAAGATTTGTTGAAGCCAAGAAGATTTTAGATAAATAAAAAATCCCACTAGTAGATTTTTAATTCGCTAGTGGGTTTTTTATCTCCTATTTATATTTAATTTTCATTTTTAAAATAGTTATTGCAAATGACAATGTCACAGCATTTCCTATAATAACTGGGATATCTTTTCTAAAAGTTCCATAGATTAACCAAGCAAAAACTCCTACTGTAAACATTATATACATCAAAAGTGAGATTCCACTTGTATCTTTTGTCTTTATAGTTTTTATAGCTTGAGGTAAAAATGAAACTGTTGTTAAAAAAGCTGCACAATATCCTAATATATCTATCATTTTTTTCTCCTTAAATAGCTTTTAATTTAATTAAGCAACTTTTAAAATCTCCAATTAAGCTATCTAACTCTCCTTCAACTTGTAAATTCCCTAAATCAGAGAATGAAGGCTCTTTAAATATAACTCCACTATTTTGAAGCTCATCACCATAGTATGACTTTCCTTGAACTTGCAAACTTTCCACTGAATATAGATAATCTTCATTTAATCCACTCAATATCAGTGATTCATACCCGGCATTAGGAACTGATAAGATTTTATATTTTGCTACTAGCGCTTCTTTTTTATCCTTGCTAACAACCATCCATGCTGCATCATTTAATTTTTTCTCAAATGGAGAAACCAATCTATAAAAATCTCCAAATTGAATTAATTCTCTATTTTCTTTGAAAAATTCTATCTGTTTTTTAACAATCTCTTTCTCTTCATCAGTTATCTTATTCAAATCTAGCTCATATCCAAAAGCTCCAAAAATAGCGACATTCCCACGTGTTTTTATAGGTGTTACTCTATTTGTTTGATGATTTGGAACTGCCGACACATGAGCTCCCATAGAAACTACTGGATAACAAAGTGATGTTCCGTATTGAATCTTAATTCTTTCAACTGCATCTGTATCATCACTCGTCCAAGTTTGTGGCATATAATATAACATCCCTGGATCAAATCTATTTCCGCCACTTGCACAAGATTCAAATAAAACTTCTGGAAACTCTGTTGTTAACTTTTCTAAAAGCTCGTAAAGACCTAAAATATATCTATGGAAAACCTCTCCTTGTTTTGTAGAATCTATAACTTCTGACCAAACTTCAGTCATCGGTCTATTCATATCCCATTTCACATATGATATTTTTGATTCTCTCAATATTTTAGATATTTTTTCATAAAGATATTCACGAACATCCTCTCTTCCTAAATCCAAAGTATGCTGATTTCTACTTGGAGTATTTTTTCTATTTGGAGCTCTTAAAATCCAATTTGGATGATTTCTATAAAGTTCACTATCTTTATTTACCATTTCAGGCTCAAACCAAAGACCAAATTTAATCCCCATCTCTTCAACTTTTTTCGATAATCCCTCAACACCACTAGGAATTTTTTCTAGATTACTCCACCAATCTCCCAACCCAGCTTTGTCATGATTTCTAGCTCCAAACCATCCATCATCTAAAACAAACAGTTCAACACCTAACTCTTTTGCTTTTTTAGCTATATCTAAAATTTTCTCCTCATTGAAATCAAAATATGTAGCCTCCCAGTTATTAAGTAACACTGGTCTAACCTTATCTCTCCAAACTCCTCTAGCTAATCTTTCTCTATAAAGTCTATGATAGTTTAAGCTAAGTCCGTTCATACCAGTATTTGAGTAACTCATTACAACTTCTGGAGATTGGAATTCATCATTTTTTAATAATGTCCAATTAAAATTAAATGGATTCATACCAATTGAAACTCTAAGTTTGTCGTACTGATTTTTTTCAACCATCTCAATATGATTTCCACTATAAACTAAGTTGAAACCATAAACTTCTCCTGAAAACTCTGTAGTTTCTTTTCTTTTTAAAGCTATAAATGGATTGCTATTTACACTACTTGTTCCTCTTTTACTATCTATTACAAATTTGTTTTGGTTTATTTCACTTATCTCAACGTGTCTCTCTCTTGACCAAGCTCCCGAAAGATGTACAATTTGAAAATCAGGTTCTTTAAAATCTAAAGATGCACTTAAAAATCTTTCTAAAACCAACTTTTCATCCGATTCATTTTTTATGTGAGCATTTCTTGTAATAACATCATAATCTCTAAATATAGTATAACTTAAAGTTAGAGTTGCTCCTATAAGTTCATCTTTTAAATATATTTTTAAAGTTTTAGCTTCATTTGAATTTTCAATATATGTATTTGGAAGATTTTTTAGATTTTCTTTTCCTTCAACTATTTCATATGAATGATAAGTAAAATCTGTAACTCTACTTCCATTTTCTTGTAAAACTACAATTGCAGGTTCTCTATAGTCCCCATTTCCATAACTCGGATACTCTTGTAGCAAGATATCTTTACAAAACCCTCTTTTCTCATCTAAAGCGTTTGGAGTAACCGGAACCTCCGCCGAAGTTATTTGAACTAAGTGTTCATATGAGTCTCTATGTTTTATTTTTTTTCCAAAATAAAGATGTCCTAAAGTTCCATCATCTAAAACTTTTAAAATATAACTGATATTCTCATTACAAAGGTGAAACTCTAATTTTTTTTCATTTATAAGTATATGCATTTTTCCTCCCTAAGCTTCTACTGCTTTTTCTACTTTTAATTTTTGTCTATATTTTCTAATTGTTATAACTACTAAGGCTGTAACTGTCCACAATATACCTAGATTTTTTTGTAATCCCATAAAGTTCAGTGTAACCAATCCATATTTTGAGAAAATAACATAGAACGATAACATAACAGATACAATTATAGTTCCAGCTTCGTATTGATACTCCCACGGAGTTACTTCAACAATATTTTTATTTACTAAAACGTATGGAGTTTTTCTAGGCTTCAACTTTCCTATAATTAACATAATTCCACAACTTATAACAAACAGTATTGCCGACTGATGTAAAAAATGTAAATCTGGCTTAACTACTAGTTGAAGGAATGCATATGATGAAACGAAAAATGCCAGTGAAATTTTTGCAGCTATTGCTGGTACATATTTTGTTGTATATCCAATAAAAATTATTGTAAATATTGGTACATTGAAAAATCCATTTACAATTTGTAGATACTGAAATAATCCTTGTGGTGCCTTCATTATTAGAGGTGCTGTAAATAAAGATGTCAATGCTATAACAAATCCAAATATTTTTCCTTTATTTACTATTTGAGCATCTGTTTTATTTTTTCCAAAAATTGGTTTATAAACATTTATACAGAATAGTGTAGAAGCACTGTTTAAAGTACTGTTATAACTACTTAGAACAGCTCCAAACATTACCGCTGCAAAGAATCCTACAAAATATTTTGGCATTAAACCTTTAATCAGATGAGAGTACATTAAATCAGGTTCAGCAAAATTTGCACCATAAATATGATAGGCTATAATTCCTGGAATTATTACAATTATAGGAGTAAATATTTTTAGTAGCCCTGCTAACATAACTCCTTTTTGACCTTCTTTTAAATTTTTAGCAGCCAAAGCTCTTTGCATAATTCCTTGATCTGTTCCCCAATAATATAGATTAACTAAAAGCATTCCTGTGAAAAGGGTTGTAAATGGAATTGGATCTGAATTTGAACCGATAGCATCAAATTTTTCTGGATGTGCTAAAACTAATTCTCCAATTCCTCTAGTAAATGAACCATCTCCTATAAATTTAAAACCGAAATAAGGTACTGATAATCCCCCAATTACAAGTCCTATTCCATTTAAAGTATCTGAAAATGCTACTGCTTTTAACCCTCCAAAAATCGCATAGATTGCACCTATAATTCCAATAGCCCAAACTGTTATCCAGATTCCAGCTGTATAAGAAACACCTAAAACTCCAGATATATCAAACAGTTGACTCATAACTAATGCTCCTGCATAAAGTGTAGGTGGTAATCCGTTTAAAACATAACTGATTAAAAATAGATATGTTACAAATTTTCTAACTCCTGGATCAAAACGATCTTCTAAAAATTCTGGAATTGTTGTAAGACCACCTTTTAAGTATCTAGGAACTAAAAACATTGCAACAAGTACCAAAGTTATTCCTGAACAAACTTCCCATCCCATAACAGACATGTTATGAGTATAAGATTGTGCACTCATTCCCGCAAAATTTGCTGGACTAAGATTTGTTAGCATTAGAGACCCCGCTATAAATCCAGCTGTTAAACTTCTTCCACCTAAAAAATAACCGTCATTTGTGTCTAATGTATCTCCTTTAGTTTTATAATAAGTTAATATAGCAACTAAAGCTGTAAAGAAAATAAAAGATAAAAACATTAACATAAAGTCACACTCCCCGTATATTTATTTTAAAATTTTAAAAAAATTTAATCTTCAAAATAATCCATCATACTTTCTATTAATTTTGTCTTTGTATATTCAACTCTTGTTTCTACAAACTCAGAAACTAAGAATTCGATACTTTTCTTAGCTGTTTCTTTTAACATTGGTGACACCGTTTTAAATCCCATTGGAACTGTATATTTCAAATTATCGAATCCCCAAATCTCTAATTTTTTATAATCCACTTCAAACTCTTTCAAAGCTTTCACGATTCCAAATAGCATATTATCACTTGATGAAAAAATAGCATCAAATTCTATATTATTTTTTAATATTTGAACCATATCGCTATAAGCATTTCCTCTACAATAATCTGATTTTAAAATTAGATTTTTATCGATATCTATTTTTTTCTTTTTTAAACTATCTTCATACGCTCTTTTTCTTTCAAATCCAGAAAGTTTATTTAAATCTCCTAGAAATATAAGTGGTCGTTTTAAATTTTTTTCTAAAATCTTCTCCATAATAGAAGAGGCTCCACCATAATCATCTGTATTTATATATAAAGTTTTCTGAGCCATATTGTTAATTTCTTTGGCGTAGTCTACTACCACAACTTTGTATTCACTTTTTATCATTTTTTCTAAAAACATATTATCTCTTAAAAAACCAATGAATATTCCACTTGAGACATTTCCATTCTTAAAAAAAGCTTCTATTCTCTTTTCATCATTAAAATCTTTTACATAGTCTACTAAAATTTGATGATTTTCTAAAAAAGCTTCTTTTACAACCGTATCTGTAAAATCCATAAAGTATGCTGTATCCATGCTTGTAGTTTCAGAATTCATATTAGGTTCATATATAAAAACTCCAATTACACTATTTTTTTTCCCTGCCAATGTCTGAGCATTTAAATTTGGAATATAATTGTATTCATCGATTATTTTTAAGATTTTTTGTCGATTCTTAACACTCACATTTGGATGATTATTTAAAACTCTCGAAACTGTACTTCTTGAAACTCCTGCTAATTTAGCTATCTCTGTACTATCTATTTTCAAATTTTCTTTTTTCATATTGCGCCTTTCTTTTTGGACAGCTGTCCAAAAGTTTTTTAAAAAAATATTTATGTACGTATTATAAAATAAAAAATAGAAAAATAAACATTTTTTATTAAAAAAGTATTTTTCTTTTTTTACTTTAGTAAAAAAACTTCTATTTTTTATACTTAACTTTTTTAGTTAAATATTTTTTATTGACAGACATTATTATTTAATATATAATAATTGAAATATATTTTTTAAATATATAAAAATTAAATAAACAACTTCGTATAACCCTATTAATCTGGTATAGGGGTCTCTACCACGGAACCATAATTCCTGCTTACGAAGAAGATATGTCTATCATTGTCATATTTTCTTCGTGTGCAGGATTTTTTTTATAATTTTTTATTTAGAAGGAGAAAAAATATGAATTTAAGCAAATTACCAAAAATCGAGTTACACTGTCATCTTGATGGAAGTGTAAGACCTGAAACTATTATTGAGTTATCAAAAATTGAAAATGTTAAACTGCCAAGTTATGATATAGAAACTATTAGAAATATTATGGTTGCTCCTATGGAATGTACATCTCTTGATGAGTATTTAGAAAAGTTCCAAATTCCTGTTGCTATTATGCAATCTAAGGAGAGCTTAGAAAGAGTCACTTTTGAACTTATGGAAGATTCTGCTAAAGAAAATATAAAATATATTGAGATTAGATTTGCTCCATTACTTCATATAAATAAGGGGCTTTCTGTTGAAGAGATTTTAGAGAGTGTTGTTAAAGGAATTAAAAAAGCTGAAGAGATATACGATATAAAAGGAAATCTTATCTTATCATTCCTAAGACATATGTCTGCTGAAACTATCTACGATGTTATTGAAGCTGGAAGAAGATTTTTAGGCAATGGTGTTGTGGCTATAGATCTTTGTGCAAGTGAAGAAAAAGGTTTTTGTGAAAGATTTATAAAGCCATTCGAACTTGGAAGAGAGTATGGTTATAAAGTTACTATACATGCTGGTGAAACTGGAATTGGAGAGAATGTTTTAGATGCTGTTCAAATGCTACATGCTGAGAGAATTGGTCATGGAATCCACATAAAAAATTGTAAAGCTGCTTATGATATCGTAAAAGAAAATGGAATTACATTAGAGATGTGTCCTACGAGCAATGTTCAAACTAAAGCTGTTGAGAATTTTGAAAATCATCCTCTTTTAGATTTCTATAAAGATGGAATAAATGTAACAATAAATACTGATAATAGAACTGTTTCTAATACTACTTTAACTAATGAGATTCTTGTTTCTAAAGATAACTTCAATATGGATTTTGAAATTTATAAAAATATATATCTAACTTCTGTTGAAGCTGCTTTTACAACTTCAGAGATTAAAAATAAACTGAAAATTGATTTAAATAAATCTTTCATATAATAAAAAAGACTCAATTTTTTAGAATTGAGTCTCTTTTTATTCTTAATCAATTTAATTTATTTACAAAGATTTCTGCTTTATCTATATTTTCTTTATTGAAAAATTTAGCTAGATATCGATTTTTTCTAACATCAACATATATAAAATCTCGCACTCCAGACTCTTTTACAATTTTCTCTTGTTCAGATAGATATTTTAGGCCTTCGCTGTCTAAAGAGTTCCAAAATCCTATAGCAACCTCTTTATCCTTTATTCTATTAAAATATATCTCCATCTCTTCTAAATATTTTTCTGCTGCCACTGCTGCTACTGCACCATCTGCCGCGGCTGTTATAACTTGTTTCAAATATTTATCTCTCACATCACCAGCAACAAAAACCCCTGAAACTGATGAGTTTAAAAGTTTATCACACTCTATATGTCCTCTTTTATCTAATTCAATTTCACTCTCTTCTAAAAACTCTGTATTAGGTATCATCCCAACAAAGAAGAATACCCCTTTGCAAAATATTTTAGTAAGCTCTCCACTCTTTAAATTTTTTACAGTCACACTATCTACCGATTCATCTCCATCAATCTCATCTAAAGTTGAATTCCAAATAAACTCCATCTTAGGATTTTTCAAAGCCTCCTCTGCACTGAGTCTATTACAATCTAAAACTCCCTCATCATGTAAAACTATAACTTTTACCTTAGAGGCATACTTAGATATAAACATCCCTTCTTCGATAGCCTGATCTCCACTTCCTACAACTACAACCTCTTGATTAGAGAAAAATTCCGCATCACAAGTTGCACAGTATGCCACTCCTCTTCCTTTGAAATCTACTTCACCAGGAATCCCTAAAACTCTTGGCTTTGTTCCTGTAGCAAAAATCACACTTTTAGCTCGATACTCTTTTCTTCTACTCTTAAGAATTTTTATCTCTCCATCAAGTTCGACACTTCTTATACTATCCCTTATAATTGTCGCTCCTAGTCCTTCTGCATGCTTGGACATTACCTCCCCTAAATTTTCTCCCGAAGTTTTAGGTATTCCTGGATAATTTACAATCTCGGTTGTTTTTGCTGCCATCCCTCCTATAGTTCCTTTTTCCAATATCAAAGTTTTCATTTTGGCTCTAGCTCCATAAACTCCTGCTGCTAATCCTGCTGGTCCAGCCCCAACTATCACTAAATCATAAATTTTTTCCATAATATCCTCCAGTATTTAAAGTAATCCTAGTATTCCCCAGTAAGGAACACATACAACTAGTAAAAATAGTAAACTTAGTATCATTTTCAATAAATAAATTTTTACAAACTCTTTTAGAGTCATTATTCCATAACTAAACATCATCAATGGTAAGACATATTCATACGGGAATATTATTTGCTCTAATCCTACTGCATATGAATTCAGTATAACTGTTGGAGATATCCCATTCTCGATAGCTGCTTCCACAAGAGGTTGAGTTAGAGCACTCGCTGCAGCTAAAGGAGTTAGTAAGAAGTTAACAATTACACCTATTAACCAACTTACAGAAACTATCTCAAAGCTGCTTCCTTTTAAAAACGGAGTCAATATTCTACCAATAAAAGCTCCTGTTCCTGTTGCCATAGATACAGCTCCAATTGTCATAGCTCCTGTCATTAATATTATCATTGCCATATTAACACTTTTTATATCTTTTTCATCTGCAACATTGATTCCAGGAAGATAGAAGCAAAATGCTCCAATTGCAAATACCCAACCTGCAGATACATTATGAATACTGCTTGTACAAAGTATAGTTACCATAACTCCTAAAACCAACATAACTTTTTTCTCACTTGTAGTTATTTTTCCTAATTTTGAATACTCTTTTTCAAAATAATCTTTTGTTTTAAAGTTATTTTCTTTTCTGAAAATCTCTGCATTTCCTCTATAGAAAAATAAAACTGCACCTATATATACACAAGATAAAATAAATGTCATTAATCCCATTTCTTTCATATAAGCAACCCAACTTAAATTTACACCAAAATTTTTAGCAATTGAATATGCAATCAAATTTATTCCATCAACTATTGTCCAAGGTGTTAGTGCCATAAACGAGCTAGTAGCCATTATTGCAATTGCCTCTTTAGTATTCTTCTTCAATCCCAAAGCAGTAATAATTCCATAAGCTATTGGTAAAAATAATGTCGTTCTTGCCGCGGTGCTTGGTATAATTATACATAATATTAATCCAACAATTAGAAATCCTAATAAAATTCCACGATATGTTCCACCAGCAATTTTTATAGCAGTTATCGCCATCCTTTTCATCAATCCAGTTCTATCAAAAACATTTGAAATTATCATTCCACCTATAAATAACCACGGCATCTCTGTAGTCCAAGGCGAAAAAGCTTGAGCTGGAGTTGCCAATCCAAAACTCACATAAACTATAGGTAATACCAAAGCTGGTGCAGCTAATGGCATCAACTCAAAAGCCCAAATCATAATAACTAAAATTGTAATCATAAAAAATGTTCGTATATTTCCAGTATAGTTTTCATTAAGCTGTATCAACATAGGAGTAAACATCATCAGTATTGAAATAATCCACTTTATCACCTTCGTTTTGTCGTAACCTTTTTCCTCTAATACCTCATCTAACTTTGCAACATTTTCCATAAAAGCCTCCTATCTCTTAATAAAAAAGGTTACCCGTTTAAAGGTAACCTTCTTAAAATTAAAAATTACTGCTCTAAGAACTCCTCTACCTCATCAATTGAATGTGAACCTATTAATCTTCCTTTTAACTCTCCATTTTCATATAGCATTAAAGTTGGAATTGATTTTATCTTATTCTCATCTAAGTATGGTTTCTCTTTATCAGCATCTAAGTGGTACTTTTCAAATTGTCCTTCAAAGTCTGGTAATAACTCTTCCAAAATTGGCTGTAAATCTCTACAGTTTCTACATCTCTCCGCTCCTACAAACACCAGAACAGATTTTCCTTCAGCTACAACCTCTTTCAATTTTACTGATGATATTCCAGGGAATAAATCTTCATTTATATCAAACAGTTTAATTTTTTGTTTCACTTCATCACCAGCAGCAACACATGTACTAAGTGCATCTGCTTTTACATAAGGCATTACACCTTCAACTTTTATTTTAACTGCTGTTCCACTTGGAGCCGCTCCAGGGACTCTAAAGTTCGCAACATCTATTCTTTCAATTGGTGTTTCTACAGGCTTTTCAACTTGTGGAACCCACTCATACGGAACTCTATATGATCTATAAATCATATTCATATTCATAATCTCTTTATCCCATCTAGGATTTATATACTCCCAAACTATCTCGTGGTCTGCTGTAACCTCTATCAATCTACCATTCGATCCCTCTGTTATTAAAGTATTTCCATTTTCTAATCTTTGAGCTCCACTTATAAATGGACTATAGAATCTTGAGGCATCTAATGGTACAACAAATCCAGCTTCTAACGGTGTATACTGCCAAACTATTTCCAATGTTATTGGATCTATTTCTAGAACTCTAGAGAAATCTCTTCTAGCATTTTTTTCTCCAAACTTTGAAACAGGGTTTGGTGCTCCATATCCAGCCCATCCTCCATTGTCAAATACTAAAATATTTCCTTCTCCAGGAAGACCTCTTGGAATCATATGAGCATGGTGTTGCCCTATAATGCACCCTAAGTGTTGTAACTCCTCTGTTTTATAATCTGGTCCTATTTTCCAAGTTAGCTCTC includes:
- a CDS encoding NAD(P)/FAD-dependent oxidoreductase, with amino-acid sequence MEKIYDLVIVGAGPAGLAAGVYGARAKMKTLILEKGTIGGMAAKTTEIVNYPGIPKTSGENLGEVMSKHAEGLGATIIRDSIRSVELDGEIKILKSRRKEYRAKSVIFATGTKPRVLGIPGEVDFKGRGVAYCATCDAEFFSNQEVVVVGSGDQAIEEGMFISKYASKVKVIVLHDEGVLDCNRLSAEEALKNPKMEFIWNSTLDEIDGDESVDSVTVKNLKSGELTKIFCKGVFFFVGMIPNTEFLEESEIELDKRGHIECDKLLNSSVSGVFVAGDVRDKYLKQVITAAADGAVAAVAAEKYLEEMEIYFNRIKDKEVAIGFWNSLDSEGLKYLSEQEKIVKESGVRDFIYVDVRKNRYLAKFFNKENIDKAEIFVNKLN
- a CDS encoding aryl-sulfate sulfotransferase, translating into MGHPTVYPTGATIYNPEKAWSGYTVFNLIGLGAMLIDMNGREIRLWEGLQGFPNKMFPNGHILGSRGERSPKFGMQDQVDLVELDWDGNIVWKFDEYEHIEDEGEAPRWMARQHHDYQREGNPVGYYVPGMEPKIGGGKTLILGHKNIRNPKISDKLLHDDVIYEVDENNKIIWEWACNEHFDEYGFSEEAKNVLFRDPNLRATSPEKVGDWMHINSMSVLGPNRWYDEGDERFHPDNIIWDARETNIIAIISKKTGELTWKIGPDYKTEELQHLGCIIGQHHAHMIPRGLPGEGNILVFDNGGWAGYGAPNPVSKFGEKNARRDFSRVLEIDPITLEIVWQYTPLEAGFVVPLDASRFYSPFISGAQRLENGNTLITEGSNGRLIEVTADHEIVWEYINPRWDKEIMNMNMIYRSYRVPYEWVPQVEKPVETPIERIDVANFRVPGAAPSGTAVKIKVEGVMPYVKADALSTCVAAGDEVKQKIKLFDINEDLFPGISSVKLKEVVAEGKSVLVFVGAERCRNCRDLQPILEELLPDFEGQFEKYHLDADKEKPYLDENKIKSIPTLMLYENGELKGRLIGSHSIDEVEEFLEQ
- a CDS encoding SLC13 family permease, which translates into the protein MENVAKLDEVLEEKGYDKTKVIKWIISILMMFTPMLIQLNENYTGNIRTFFMITILVIMIWAFELMPLAAPALVLPIVYVSFGLATPAQAFSPWTTEMPWLFIGGMIISNVFDRTGLMKRMAITAIKIAGGTYRGILLGFLIVGLILCIIIPSTAARTTLFLPIAYGIITALGLKKNTKEAIAIMATSSFMALTPWTIVDGINLIAYSIAKNFGVNLSWVAYMKEMGLMTFILSCVYIGAVLFFYRGNAEIFRKENNFKTKDYFEKEYSKLGKITTSEKKVMLVLGVMVTILCTSSIHNVSAGWVFAIGAFCFYLPGINVADEKDIKSVNMAMIILMTGAMTIGAVSMATGTGAFIGRILTPFLKGSSFEIVSVSWLIGVIVNFLLTPLAAASALTQPLVEAAIENGISPTVILNSYAVGLEQIIFPYEYVLPLMMFSYGIMTLKEFVKIYLLKMILSLLFLLVVCVPYWGILGLL
- the add gene encoding adenosine deaminase yields the protein MNLSKLPKIELHCHLDGSVRPETIIELSKIENVKLPSYDIETIRNIMVAPMECTSLDEYLEKFQIPVAIMQSKESLERVTFELMEDSAKENIKYIEIRFAPLLHINKGLSVEEILESVVKGIKKAEEIYDIKGNLILSFLRHMSAETIYDVIEAGRRFLGNGVVAIDLCASEEKGFCERFIKPFELGREYGYKVTIHAGETGIGENVLDAVQMLHAERIGHGIHIKNCKAAYDIVKENGITLEMCPTSNVQTKAVENFENHPLLDFYKDGINVTINTDNRTVSNTTLTNEILVSKDNFNMDFEIYKNIYLTSVEAAFTTSEIKNKLKIDLNKSFI